In Polyangiaceae bacterium, the DNA window TCGATTGACGTTTCTTCTCGCAATTCACGCGCAGCCGCCTCGGCGGGCTTTTCGTCGGCCTCGACTTTGCCGCCAGGAAATTCCAAAATGGCCGTCCAGGCTCGCGCAGCACGAGGAATCGACCGTCAGCCCTGCGAATGACAACACGAACGAACGATTTCATGGCAAAACCCCAGCTTCGCAAAGCAACGCGAAAGGCGCTCGGCCGCATCTTCGACCGTTCCGAAGGCTTGGCGGAAGTGCACGATGCGAATATTCCGTTCGGCCGCAAGTTGCATCGCTGCTTCGATGAAGTAGCGCTGCGTCTCATAACTCTTCGAGAATGCTTCATCGCGATCGAGCGCGCGATTGCGACGAGCAAGCATCACTCGCCAATCCGACGGTTCAACTTGAACGTGACGATGCAATCTGCATCCGGTAGAATGCGCCAATCAGTACGTGCAATGCCCATAGCCAAGTCAAAATAATGATCATCTGGTGAGAGCAACCATTCCATGCCCGGACGGGCAAGATAGTGGGCAATGAGTTTGTCATAATATGAATCCACAAGCGCCACACCACCCGCTGCACGAATTCGATCTGCTTCGCGCAAAAGCGGCACACGCGCCGATCGGAACCACATGAGGCCCGTGAAATGGCAACACTGTTCCCATTGCAGAACGGCATTGCCCCATTCACGTTCTTCAGGCTCGAGAAAAACTCGAGCGTTGATCATCGAACCGAGAGCACCCATGACGGACGATTTTCCCGAACACGGCAACCCAACAGCAACGATAAGTTTTCCGGGTGTTTCCGCGGTCATGTTTTTCCGATCTCGGTTGCGGAAAGCTCACGAGAATGAGCCGTGCGTTTAGCAATGCGCTGCGGAAAAAGTGACAGGACTGCAATACTGACGATGCAAACGATACCGGCAATGATTTGACCTATCGACGGCCAGTGAGTCATCAGTGGCAGCGAATAAAAGAATACGAAGATCGGCCCAAGCGCTCGCAAAACATTGACGAGTGTGAACGATGCGGCACTAAGGGCACGATAATACAACCAAAGACCAGCAAACATCGTCACGAGGGAACAGCCGAGCACCCACACCGCCGCCCCGACATCCAATGACAAGAAAGCCCGTCCTTCGAGGGCTAGCCCCAAGACGGGCAGCACGATGGCAGCAAGCACCCGCGACCAGAATAACGTCGTGCTTGGTGTAGCACCGGAAGCGAAGCGTTTTGCCAGCAAATTCGCAAATGCAAAGCAAACGACATAACCCATTGAAAGGACGACGCCCCATGGCGATACCCGTTCGGCGTCGCCTTGAATGAATATCACCGTACTGCCTGTCGAAATAATAATCAGGGACCAGTCTCGCACCGAAAGTCGTTCATGCAGAACGAAAACGCCAAGAATGGCGCAAACGACAACGTACGAGCGCCCCACCAGCGACACAACAATCGGACTCAATTGCGCCAAACTCAGATACAAAAGTGCGAGCGCGGCTGCATTCAGAAGAGAAAAGGCAGCCCATTGCCGAGTATCCTTCAGCGTAATAGCACGTCCTCGAAATCTGCTCCATACGGCCGCGGCCACAGTCATTCCAACAGCTTCGATGGTTGCGGCTTGAATGGGCGAGATGCGTCCCATGAGGACCTTCATCGCCGGATACCAGCCCGCCATGAGCATGACGGACCCGAGCGCCATCCACAATCCCTGACGCGCCTTCGTTGCACCCATGGGATTACCCGACAATGAAACACTCCTTGACGGCGACTATGAATTCATCCGTTACTTGCGGTTCAACGCTGAAAATCCAGCAGAGTGGCTGGCCTTCATTGATGTGGTCGCCTATCCGAAAGCCAATTCTGATGCCCGCTCGTGCTCGAAATGCACCGCCATAGTCATTGCCACCGGCACCAAGTCCAAAGTTGACGAGATGGCCAAGACGCCGTTGATCGATTCGCAGCAATTGACCCTCTCGCGCACTCGCAACCGGGATGTGCACTCCTGAAAGTCCGAGCGTGCCAAAGGGGTTTTGTCGCAATGCGTCGATGGTTTGTGGCCGAACGCCGTGCGCCTCGAGCAGCGTCTCGAACGCCAAACCGACCTCCCCCGATTCGAACCACCCGCGCGCCTCGATCACCCACGCATCCGTAGTCGCGCTGCCGTGTGCGCGCAACATGAGGAGGCCATAGAACGTCAACACCAACTCACGCTGCTCGCGCAATGCACGGGCGTCCCAGTCAGAGGATGCGCCAATGCCCATCGTTGCCAATGCCTCCGCTACTTCGAGGGCATTGCCGATGGCCATTCCATTGGGCTGCGGCGTATCGGTCAGGTGAGCGGAGCATGGCACACCGCCTTCCGCAACAACGGAAAGCATAGCGTCGGCACAGCGACGCGCCTCGGCTTCCGAGCGGAGAAACGCCCCCTCACCGTATCGGACGTCGAGCAGCAGATGGTCGGCGGGGACGGCCAATTGTTTGCTCGCAATGCTTGCGACAATGAGCTCGTGTGATTCGATGGTTCCGGTCACGCTGCGCAATTGATAAAGCTTTCGATCAGCGGGATTGAGATCACCATGCGTAACCGTCATCGCGACACCGCAGCGTGACATGACTTCGATGCTCTCGTCACCGGGTTCGGGAAAGCGAAACCCAGGAATGGCCGATAGTTTGTCCCATGTTCCACCAGTAAAACCAAGCGAACGTGCAACCAAGAAATTCGAGGCAATGGGGATATTTGTCGCCGCCTTGACGAGAACGCTTGGCAGGATTAGAGCTGCTTTTTCCGACAAGCCGCCCGTTGGATATCGTCGGACGAGTTTTCGGCCGGCAAGCGGAGCGGCACCACGATAGTCATAGGTGCGCCCGGAGTCTTTCATTGCGTGGGTCATGTCATGAAGGCATTCCATAGACATGCCGCGCTCCATGACGGTTCCGAGCCACGCCGCGACCAGATGGGAGGGCAGTCGTTCGTGCACGTAATCGTCGAGGAATGCGCGAAGATCTGCACACCGTGCAGCTCCATCGGTCCAATCGGCCCGCAGCACACGCGTCACGCGAGGATGCGGATTGACCGTCGGCACTGACAATGCCGAGCAATGCTCGGGAAATGCGGAGCGAAGCGTGGCCGTAACGTCTGGCAATTCGGCCGCGAGTTGCGCACACAATTGGGTTTCGATATTCGTTGCTGGGCGATGAAGAAGACGGGCAAGGACGGCAGCCTTGACGACGGGCGCGGTCGTAGATCGCGATAGAATCGCAGCCTCGGTTGCGGTAAGAGACGCACTTTGATTCAGTTTGTCAAGACAGCAGATGACGTCATCCATGGGCGCGTTTGGCAGTGCGTCGCTCATCGGCGCTCGCTC includes these proteins:
- a CDS encoding DMT family transporter, which gives rise to MGATKARQGLWMALGSVMLMAGWYPAMKVLMGRISPIQAATIEAVGMTVAAAVWSRFRGRAITLKDTRQWAAFSLLNAAALALLYLSLAQLSPIVVSLVGRSYVVVCAILGVFVLHERLSVRDWSLIIISTGSTVIFIQGDAERVSPWGVVLSMGYVVCFAFANLLAKRFASGATPSTTLFWSRVLAAIVLPVLGLALEGRAFLSLDVGAAVWVLGCSLVTMFAGLWLYYRALSAASFTLVNVLRALGPIFVFFYSLPLMTHWPSIGQIIAGIVCIVSIAVLSLFPQRIAKRTAHSRELSATEIGKT